From Methanococcus maripaludis, the proteins below share one genomic window:
- a CDS encoding ACT domain-containing protein: MIIKQLSVFLENKSGRLNEVTEILEKAGINISALSVADTSDYGILRMVVSNPDLALKILKENRFSVSLTDVLCICIPNKIGSLSKTINILSKENISIDYVYAFSMNDKALAVLRTEDIQKGIDVLKEHDTEVLDADDIYGI, from the coding sequence ATGATTATCAAACAATTATCAGTATTTTTAGAAAATAAATCCGGAAGACTAAATGAGGTAACTGAAATACTCGAAAAAGCAGGAATAAATATTTCTGCACTGAGTGTTGCAGACACATCAGATTACGGAATATTAAGAATGGTTGTTTCAAATCCGGATCTTGCATTAAAAATTTTAAAAGAAAATAGGTTTTCAGTAAGTTTAACGGATGTTTTATGTATATGTATCCCAAATAAGATTGGATCTCTTTCAAAAACTATTAATATACTCTCAAAAGAAAATATCAGCATTGATTATGTATATGCATTTTCAATGAATGACAAAGCTTTAGCAGTTTTAAGAACTGAAGATATTCAAAAAGGAATTGATGTATTAAAAGAGCACGATACTGAAGTTTTAGATGCAGATGATATATACGGCATCTAA
- a CDS encoding YqhA family protein — MGKTDKFKKKYGIKDISEQGFFEHFFELALWNSRFIVVLAVIFGTLGSIMLFLAGSAEIFHTIISYFSDPMNSDQHNQILIGVIGAVDLYLIGVVLLIFSFGIYELFISKIDIARADGEVSNILEIYTLDELKSKIIKVIIMVLVVSFFQRVLSMHFETSLDMIYMAISIFAISLGVYFMHKQKV; from the coding sequence ATGGGAAAAACAGACAAATTTAAGAAAAAATATGGGATTAAAGATATTAGTGAACAGGGGTTTTTTGAACATTTTTTTGAACTTGCCCTATGGAATTCCAGATTTATCGTGGTTTTGGCAGTTATTTTTGGAACCCTTGGATCAATTATGTTATTTTTAGCAGGATCTGCTGAAATATTTCATACGATTATTAGTTATTTTTCAGACCCTATGAACAGCGACCAACACAACCAGATACTAATTGGCGTTATTGGTGCAGTAGACCTTTATTTAATAGGAGTTGTACTTTTAATATTTAGTTTTGGGATATACGAGCTTTTCATCTCAAAAATAGATATCGCGCGGGCAGATGGCGAAGTTTCAAATATTTTAGAAATTTATACGCTCGATGAACTAAAAAGCAAAATCATTAAAGTTATAATAATGGTTTTAGTAGTCAGTTTCTTCCAGAGAGTTCTCTCAATGCACTTTGAAACATCGTTAGATATGATATATATGGCAATATCAATATTTGCAATATCCCTTGGAGTTTATTTCATGCACAAACAAAAAGTGTAA
- a CDS encoding CopG family ribbon-helix-helix protein produces MANVERISLSFPKFLLSELDSIVESKNYSSRSELIRDAVRKYVIENNALTPGKTVNGMITVVYSPSKDTMEEMSHIYFEYETIIKSMNQSYVKTTCEKNKKLEIFVIEGESDIVSEFYQKIQNINGKIYDNIIIF; encoded by the coding sequence ATGGCTAACGTAGAAAGGATAAGCCTTTCTTTTCCAAAATTTTTACTTTCTGAACTGGATTCCATTGTAGAATCTAAAAATTATTCCAGCAGGAGCGAACTCATTCGTGACGCTGTAAGAAAATATGTAATCGAAAATAATGCGTTAACCCCTGGAAAAACTGTAAATGGAATGATCACAGTTGTTTACAGCCCATCAAAAGATACGATGGAAGAAATGAGCCATATTTATTTTGAGTACGAGACAATAATAAAATCAATGAACCAGTCTTACGTAAAAACGACATGCGAAAAGAACAAAAAACTCGAAATTTTTGTAATCGAAGGTGAATCTGACATAGTTTCTGAATTTTATCAGAAAATACAAAATATAAATGGGAAAATCTACGATAACATTATTATTTTTTAA
- a CDS encoding 4Fe-4S binding protein yields MVFVFLSIILAGIFGRYYCGFVCPINTIIHPIQVLKDKTGFSSKNIPNLLKSEKPRLLIMLLFMVGLGITVNAMINGSRFPLPIIIISIGVLTTLLSNENSWHRYLCPWGFLLSITGYFSKYGLNVTEKCISCKICENVCPAEAVKVENKQNAEIFKKHCLLCLNCELKCPTNAITYKKL; encoded by the coding sequence ATGGTTTTTGTATTTTTATCGATAATATTGGCAGGAATATTTGGAAGGTATTACTGCGGATTCGTATGCCCCATAAATACGATTATTCATCCCATACAAGTTTTAAAAGATAAAACTGGCTTTTCCAGTAAAAATATTCCAAATTTACTAAAATCTGAAAAACCAAGACTTTTAATAATGTTATTATTTATGGTGGGGCTTGGAATTACCGTAAATGCAATGATAAATGGCTCAAGATTTCCACTACCCATTATAATAATCTCAATTGGTGTTTTGACTACATTACTGTCAAATGAAAACTCATGGCACCGTTATTTATGTCCTTGGGGATTTTTATTAAGCATTACTGGGTATTTTTCAAAGTATGGCTTAAATGTAACTGAAAAATGTATTTCATGTAAGATCTGTGAAAATGTATGTCCTGCCGAAGCTGTTAAAGTTGAAAACAAGCAAAATGCAGAGATATTCAAAAAACACTGCCTCTTGTGTTTAAATTGTGAATTAAAATGCCCAACAAATGCAATAACTTACAAAAAGTTATGA
- a CDS encoding ATP-binding protein, whose translation MAKFKIEIDSETCLGYKECGLCVSACEESIIIPDEKTGKVKVDKTREINCDGLGACLDVCPVGALKITSDSGFSCGGHSGKPCPGSAVKSFNRSEQRSEMLQNKETESELLNWPVQLQLQLQLQLLNPNASYFKNADLIIAADCVPFAYPDFHNNLLKGKVLAIACPKLDDTKDYMLKIRQIVEQNDIKNVTVAIMTVPCCSGLYSLVSRALNGLDVNITKKVISLDGKLMD comes from the coding sequence ATGGCAAAATTCAAAATTGAAATTGACAGTGAAACATGTCTTGGATATAAAGAGTGCGGACTCTGTGTTTCAGCCTGTGAAGAAAGTATAATAATTCCTGATGAAAAAACGGGAAAAGTAAAAGTTGATAAAACCCGTGAAATCAATTGTGATGGTCTTGGGGCCTGCCTTGATGTCTGCCCAGTTGGGGCATTAAAAATTACTTCTGACTCTGGTTTTAGTTGTGGTGGCCACAGTGGAAAACCCTGTCCCGGTTCAGCTGTAAAAAGCTTCAATAGGTCTGAACAAAGATCAGAAATGCTTCAAAATAAAGAAACAGAATCAGAACTTTTAAACTGGCCAGTTCAACTTCAACTTCAACTTCAACTTCAACTTCTAAATCCAAATGCATCTTACTTTAAAAACGCTGATTTGATAATTGCGGCGGATTGCGTTCCTTTTGCGTATCCTGATTTTCACAATAATCTCTTGAAAGGAAAAGTTCTTGCAATAGCCTGTCCAAAGCTAGACGATACAAAAGATTACATGCTAAAAATAAGGCAAATTGTTGAACAAAACGATATTAAAAATGTAACAGTTGCGATAATGACAGTTCCGTGTTGCAGTGGACTTTATTCATTAGTAAGCCGTGCACTGAATGGTTTAGATGTAAATATTACTAAAAAAGTTATTTCACTCGATGGTAAATTAATGGATTAA
- the uvrB gene encoding excinuclease ABC subunit UvrB — MSSPDFKLKADFKPKGSQPEAIAGLVKDLEKNPEKSKQTLLGVTGSGKTFTIANVIEKVQKPTLVIAHNKTLAAQLYNEFKEFFPENRVEYFVSYYDYYQPESYIPQKDQYIEKDAQINPKIEQMRLRATSAILSRRDVIIVASVSCIYGLGNPELFKEMGFELKVGEKIKRSDIIEKLVDIQYERNDMELVPGRFRVKGDTLDIIPGYQDDILRVEMFGDEIDRIYELDLKNMSKKHEIDSFYMYPAKHFVIPEEDKKNAIKSILKELDEWLVNLDMLKSHRLKQKTLYDIEMIEETGSCKGIENYSRHFENRKEGEPAYCLLDYFPEDFLIVIDESHQTIPQIRGMYKGDRSRKQSLIDYGFRLPSAYDNRPLKFEEFKKYMNNVIFVSATPGEYELDNSNQVVEQIIRPTGLLDPEVEIRPIENQVEDIIKETEKMVEKGERVLITTLTKRLAEELTEYLAKRNVKARYLHSDIDTIERTEIIRNLRLGKFDCLVGINLLREGLDIPEVGFVGILDADKEGFLRNDKSLIQTIGRAARNANSKVVLYADKMTDSIKKAVFETERRRKLQKEYNEKHNIMPKTIVKPIREKVVDISDVKHIPVADIPNVIIELETEMYEAAEALEFEKAIKIRDTIAKLKKKIK; from the coding sequence ATGAGTTCTCCCGATTTCAAGTTAAAAGCAGATTTTAAACCAAAAGGATCCCAGCCAGAAGCAATTGCAGGGCTGGTTAAAGACCTTGAAAAAAATCCAGAAAAAAGTAAGCAGACACTGCTTGGTGTTACAGGTTCTGGAAAAACTTTTACTATTGCAAATGTTATTGAAAAAGTTCAAAAACCAACACTGGTAATTGCGCACAATAAAACACTTGCGGCACAACTTTATAATGAGTTTAAAGAATTCTTTCCTGAAAATCGAGTAGAATATTTTGTTTCGTACTATGATTACTATCAGCCAGAATCATATATTCCACAAAAAGATCAATATATTGAAAAGGATGCACAGATCAACCCGAAAATTGAGCAGATGCGTCTTCGTGCAACTTCTGCAATTCTTTCGAGAAGGGACGTGATAATTGTTGCATCGGTTTCCTGCATATATGGTCTTGGAAATCCTGAACTTTTTAAAGAAATGGGTTTTGAACTTAAAGTTGGAGAAAAAATCAAAAGATCCGACATTATTGAAAAATTAGTAGATATTCAATACGAAAGAAACGATATGGAATTAGTTCCAGGAAGATTCAGGGTAAAAGGCGATACTTTAGATATTATTCCCGGATATCAAGATGATATTTTAAGAGTTGAAATGTTTGGGGATGAAATTGACAGAATTTATGAATTGGATCTAAAAAACATGTCTAAAAAACATGAAATAGATTCATTTTACATGTATCCTGCAAAACACTTCGTAATTCCCGAAGAAGATAAGAAAAATGCGATTAAATCTATTTTAAAAGAACTCGATGAATGGCTTGTAAATTTAGACATGCTAAAATCCCACAGGTTAAAGCAGAAAACCCTGTATGATATAGAAATGATTGAAGAAACTGGAAGCTGTAAGGGAATTGAAAATTATTCGAGGCATTTTGAAAATAGGAAAGAAGGAGAACCTGCATACTGCCTTTTAGACTATTTCCCTGAAGATTTTTTGATTGTAATTGATGAAAGCCACCAGACAATCCCGCAAATTCGCGGAATGTATAAAGGAGACCGTTCAAGAAAACAGTCATTGATTGATTACGGTTTCAGACTTCCAAGTGCATATGACAACCGCCCACTTAAATTTGAAGAATTTAAAAAATACATGAATAATGTAATTTTTGTGTCAGCTACCCCTGGAGAATACGAATTAGATAATTCAAATCAGGTTGTAGAACAGATTATTAGACCAACAGGATTGCTTGATCCAGAAGTTGAAATAAGGCCGATTGAAAATCAGGTTGAAGATATCATAAAAGAAACTGAAAAAATGGTCGAAAAAGGGGAACGGGTATTAATTACGACCCTTACAAAACGTCTTGCAGAGGAATTAACAGAATATCTTGCAAAACGAAATGTTAAAGCAAGATATCTGCATTCTGACATAGATACAATTGAAAGGACTGAAATTATTCGAAATTTAAGGCTTGGAAAATTTGACTGCCTCGTTGGAATAAATTTATTGAGGGAAGGGTTAGACATTCCAGAAGTCGGGTTCGTTGGAATACTCGATGCTGACAAGGAAGGGTTTTTGAGAAACGATAAAAGCTTGATTCAAACAATTGGTCGTGCTGCAAGAAATGCAAACTCAAAAGTTGTACTTTATGCTGACAAAATGACCGACTCAATTAAAAAAGCAGTTTTCGAAACAGAACGAAGAAGAAAACTTCAAAAAGAATACAATGAAAAACACAATATCATGCCTAAAACTATTGTAAAACCAATAAGAGAAAAAGTAGTCGATATTTCTGATGTAAAACATATCCCTGTAGCAGATATTCCAAACGTCATTATTGAACTTGAAACTGAGATGTATGAAGCCGCAGAAGCGCTCGAATTTGAAAAAGCAATAAAAATAAGAGATACAATTGCAAAACTGAAGAAAAAAATTAAATAA
- a CDS encoding indolepyruvate oxidoreductase subunit beta, translating into MNIVIAAVGGQGAVLASKILGTLAQNLGKDVKVSEVHGMSQRGGSVVAYVKFGEKVYSPVVEKGTADIVLAFEMLEGARYVDYLKENGKLVVNTQKIDPMPVITGNMKYPSDLSEKFEELNIGYIPVDALSIAKKAGTLKAVNVALIGVLAKNSNIKKEEWIKAIKDTVPEKFLELNLKAFEMGYNLE; encoded by the coding sequence ATGAATATCGTCATCGCAGCAGTTGGTGGACAGGGTGCAGTTTTAGCTTCTAAAATATTAGGAACACTTGCACAAAATCTCGGAAAAGACGTTAAAGTTTCAGAAGTTCATGGAATGTCTCAAAGAGGCGGTAGCGTCGTTGCATACGTTAAATTTGGTGAAAAAGTTTATTCCCCAGTAGTTGAAAAAGGAACTGCAGATATTGTTTTGGCTTTTGAAATGCTCGAAGGTGCAAGATATGTGGATTACTTAAAAGAAAATGGAAAATTGGTAGTAAACACTCAAAAAATAGATCCAATGCCCGTAATCACTGGAAATATGAAATATCCTTCTGATTTAAGTGAAAAATTTGAAGAATTAAACATTGGGTATATTCCAGTAGATGCACTATCAATTGCAAAAAAAGCAGGAACACTAAAAGCAGTAAACGTTGCTTTAATCGGAGTTCTCGCAAAAAACAGCAACATTAAAAAAGAAGAATGGATAAAAGCTATAAAAGACACAGTTCCTGAAAAATTTCTGGAATTGAACTTGAAAGCTTTTGAAATGGGTTACAATTTAGAATAG
- a CDS encoding cupin domain-containing protein, whose protein sequence is MIEKVQNFNKSDKKLVEMLVNTDDIQIRHIMLPKGEFMPKHISNSNVNLVIVGGEMEITLEDQNPANYKKGTILSIPFNTKMLIKNENSETLEFFVLKAPHPKKLGAPEEAIKC, encoded by the coding sequence ATGATTGAAAAAGTTCAAAATTTCAATAAATCCGATAAAAAATTGGTTGAAATGCTTGTAAATACCGATGATATCCAGATAAGACACATAATGCTTCCAAAAGGAGAATTCATGCCAAAACATATCTCAAATTCAAATGTAAATTTAGTAATTGTTGGTGGGGAAATGGAAATTACTCTTGAAGATCAAAATCCGGCAAATTACAAAAAAGGAACGATTTTAAGCATACCATTCAATACAAAAATGTTAATCAAAAATGAAAATTCAGAAACGCTTGAATTTTTTGTTTTAAAAGCACCTCATCCAAAAAAATTAGGGGCTCCTGAAGAAGCAATTAAATGTTAA
- a CDS encoding MarR family transcriptional regulator: MVSQDDILYEFYNNDGILSTEQLKELSGISKEESIRSISKSMNSLIQKKLIGKVKGPKNSTIYFLTNPYYFLCDDNERIKHEKTHCLNVIKKVMEHHDECKIFEKHDMIILKFSATYQIRNHLKLIKSIIEMFGNCLKYVLHDNYILVTGKTHLEIDMFNINHFLKEEKEINFKNTIK, from the coding sequence ATGGTATCCCAAGACGACATACTTTACGAATTTTACAATAACGATGGAATACTTTCTACAGAACAACTTAAGGAATTATCCGGCATTTCAAAGGAGGAAAGTATAAGAAGCATTTCAAAATCTATGAATTCGTTGATTCAAAAAAAACTAATCGGAAAAGTAAAAGGCCCAAAAAACAGCACAATTTATTTTTTGACCAACCCTTACTATTTCCTATGTGACGATAATGAAAGAATAAAACATGAAAAAACACACTGTTTAAACGTCATAAAAAAAGTCATGGAACATCATGATGAATGTAAAATCTTTGAAAAACATGACATGATTATCCTAAAGTTTAGTGCAACATACCAGATTCGAAACCATCTAAAATTAATAAAATCAATCATAGAAATGTTTGGAAATTGTTTAAAATATGTTTTACACGACAATTACATACTTGTAACGGGTAAAACCCATCTTGAAATTGACATGTTTAATATAAACCATTTTTTAAAAGAAGAAAAAGAAATAAACTTTAAAAATACCATAAAATAA
- a CDS encoding phenylacetate--CoA ligase family protein — protein sequence MIWNETIECMDREEMRELQSKRLSDTVSRVYHNVPFYRKKMQSMGVYPEDIESIDDLSKLPFTTKQDLRDNYPFGIFSVPMGEIVRVHASSGTTGKPTVVGYTRRDIAMWSEIVARALSCAGASRDDFIQIAYGYGLFTGGLGLHYGGEKLGATVIPISGGNTQKQLQLMADFKTTVLACTPSYALYLAETLEDAGMTADDINLRVGIFGAEPWTPSMRKEIENKLGIKAMDIYGLSEVMGPGVACDCEYQDGLHINEDHFVPEIIDPVTLKPLPAGSEGELVFTTITKEGMPLLRYRTRDLTSLNYEKCKCGRTLVRMNKCTGRSDDMLIIRGVNVFPSQIESVLLEMSETKPHYLLIVDRINNLDVLEVWVEIEDQFFSDKISMFEQLSKKIKHKIESTLGISVKIKLVEPKTIERSEGKSKRVIDKRKL from the coding sequence ATGATATGGAATGAAACTATTGAATGCATGGATCGAGAAGAGATGAGGGAACTTCAAAGTAAAAGGCTTTCTGATACAGTTAGTCGTGTTTACCACAATGTTCCATTTTACAGGAAAAAAATGCAAAGTATGGGCGTTTATCCAGAAGATATTGAAAGTATCGATGACCTTTCAAAACTCCCATTTACAACAAAACAGGATTTACGAGACAATTATCCATTTGGAATATTTTCAGTGCCCATGGGCGAAATTGTAAGGGTTCACGCATCTTCTGGAACGACTGGAAAGCCAACTGTTGTAGGATACACGAGAAGAGATATTGCAATGTGGTCTGAAATAGTTGCAAGAGCATTAAGCTGTGCTGGAGCTTCAAGAGATGATTTCATCCAGATTGCTTATGGATATGGTCTTTTTACCGGCGGTCTTGGACTGCATTATGGTGGTGAAAAATTAGGTGCAACAGTAATTCCAATTTCGGGCGGAAATACTCAAAAACAGCTTCAATTAATGGCTGATTTTAAAACAACTGTTCTTGCATGTACGCCTTCATATGCCCTTTATTTAGCAGAAACACTCGAAGATGCTGGAATGACTGCTGACGATATTAATTTAAGGGTTGGAATTTTTGGTGCAGAACCTTGGACTCCAAGCATGAGAAAAGAAATTGAAAATAAACTTGGAATAAAAGCAATGGATATATACGGGCTTAGTGAAGTAATGGGTCCAGGTGTAGCGTGCGACTGTGAATATCAGGACGGATTGCACATAAATGAAGATCATTTCGTTCCAGAAATTATTGATCCAGTTACATTAAAACCACTTCCTGCAGGAAGTGAAGGGGAACTTGTATTTACAACGATCACAAAAGAAGGAATGCCTCTTTTAAGATACAGGACAAGAGATTTAACCTCCTTAAATTACGAAAAATGTAAATGCGGAAGAACCCTTGTTAGAATGAACAAGTGCACTGGAAGAAGCGACGACATGTTAATTATAAGGGGGGTTAACGTATTCCCATCACAAATAGAAAGTGTCCTTTTAGAAATGAGTGAAACAAAGCCTCACTATTTATTAATAGTGGATAGAATAAATAATTTAGATGTTCTTGAAGTTTGGGTTGAAATCGAAGACCAGTTCTTCTCAGACAAAATCAGTATGTTTGAACAGTTAAGTAAAAAAATCAAACATAAAATCGAAAGTACTCTTGGAATAAGTGTTAAAATTAAACTTGTAGAGCCAAAAACTATTGAAAGAAGTGAAGGAAAATCCAAAAGGGTAATTGATAAAAGAAAACTATAA
- the hcp gene encoding hydroxylamine reductase, whose translation MERPTKMYCNQCQETVKGTGCVKVGVCGKKDNVANLQDLLIYTLKGISHVSEKTGANTEVIDRYIVDSLFASVTNTNFDDKYLIEKVKEGLKLRDSLKANCGGNCGQLPDFATWNAKTDLEILEKSNSKEVSLQATENEDIRALRVTTLYGLKGIAAYLHHAMVLGENSGEIHKFIKKALIDISDDSKSADELTALVLETGKYAVDTMALLDKANTGKYGNPEITEVDIGVRENPGILISGHDLKDMEDLLEQTKGTGIDVYTHSEMLPAHYYPEFKKYEHFAGNYGGSWYKQKTEFESFNGPILMTTNCIVPPADSYADRIYTTGVVGYPGIKYIPTVNGKKDFSEVIEQAKKCPSPVELETGKIVGGFAHNQVLALADKVVDAVKSGAIKKFFVMAGCDGRNSDREYYTEFAKNLPKDTVILTAGCAKYRYNKLNLGDIGGIPRVIDAGQCNDCYSLAVIALKLKEVFELDDINKLPIAFNIAWYEQKAVAVLLALLYLGIKNIHVGPTLPEFLSPNVAKVLIDKFELGRISNVESDMKMFLGE comes from the coding sequence ATGGAAAGACCAACAAAAATGTATTGTAATCAATGTCAGGAAACAGTTAAAGGAACAGGTTGTGTCAAAGTTGGAGTTTGCGGGAAAAAGGACAATGTGGCCAATCTTCAAGACCTTTTAATTTATACTTTAAAAGGTATTTCTCATGTTTCAGAAAAAACAGGAGCAAATACTGAAGTTATAGATAGATATATTGTAGATTCGCTCTTCGCATCAGTTACAAATACTAACTTTGATGACAAATACTTAATTGAAAAAGTTAAAGAAGGTTTGAAGTTAAGGGATAGTTTAAAAGCAAATTGTGGCGGAAATTGCGGACAATTACCAGATTTTGCAACTTGGAATGCAAAAACAGATTTAGAAATTTTAGAAAAATCAAATTCAAAAGAAGTTTCACTACAGGCAACTGAAAATGAAGATATACGGGCTTTAAGAGTTACTACACTTTACGGATTAAAAGGAATTGCTGCATACCTTCACCATGCAATGGTTCTTGGTGAAAACAGTGGTGAAATTCACAAATTTATCAAAAAAGCGCTGATTGATATTTCTGATGATTCAAAATCAGCCGATGAATTAACTGCGCTGGTTCTTGAAACTGGAAAATATGCTGTAGATACGATGGCGCTTTTGGATAAAGCAAATACTGGAAAATATGGAAATCCTGAAATAACCGAAGTTGATATCGGAGTTAGGGAAAATCCTGGTATTTTAATAAGCGGTCACGATTTAAAAGACATGGAAGACCTTTTAGAACAGACAAAAGGAACTGGAATTGATGTATATACTCACAGTGAAATGCTTCCAGCACATTACTATCCTGAATTTAAAAAATACGAACATTTTGCAGGAAATTACGGCGGTTCATGGTACAAACAAAAAACAGAGTTTGAATCATTTAATGGACCAATTTTAATGACTACAAACTGCATTGTGCCCCCTGCAGACAGTTATGCCGATAGAATTTATACAACTGGCGTTGTTGGATACCCTGGAATTAAATATATTCCAACAGTTAACGGCAAAAAAGACTTTTCAGAAGTAATTGAACAGGCTAAAAAATGTCCATCACCAGTAGAACTTGAAACTGGAAAAATAGTCGGTGGTTTTGCACATAATCAGGTATTGGCGCTTGCTGACAAGGTGGTTGACGCAGTAAAATCTGGCGCAATAAAAAAATTCTTTGTAATGGCAGGATGCGACGGACGAAATAGCGATAGGGAATATTACACGGAATTTGCAAAAAATCTTCCAAAAGACACAGTTATTTTAACAGCAGGTTGTGCAAAATACCGGTACAATAAATTAAATCTCGGGGATATTGGGGGAATTCCAAGAGTTATCGATGCAGGGCAGTGCAATGACTGTTATTCACTAGCAGTAATTGCTTTAAAATTAAAAGAAGTGTTTGAACTCGACGATATAAACAAGCTTCCAATTGCATTTAATATTGCGTGGTACGAGCAAAAAGCAGTGGCTGTTTTACTTGCACTCCTTTATCTTGGAATTAAAAATATCCATGTAGGTCCAACACTTCCCGAATTCCTTTCGCCAAACGTTGCAAAAGTATTAATTGATAAATTTGAACTTGGCAGAATAAGCAACGTGGAATCTGATATGAAGATGTTTTTAGGGGAATAA